Genomic segment of Terriglobales bacterium:
GGAGGCGGGGGTGAAGACCATCCGGCGGGCCCACGCCGTGCAGCCGGTGGCGGCGCTGCAGAGCGAGTACTCGCTGTGGTGGCGGGAGCCGGAAGCGGAGGTGCTGCCGGCGCTGGCAGAACTCGGGATCGGGTTCGTTCCCTTCAGCCCGCTGGGCCGGGGCTTCCTGACCGGGAAGATCGACGAGACCACCACCTTCGAGAACTCCGACATCCGCAGCAAGTTGCCACGCTTCACGCCGGAGAACCGCAAGGCGAACCAGGCGCTGGTGGAGCTGATGGGCAGGTTCGCGCAACAGAAGCAGGCGACGCCGGCCCAGATCGCGCTGGCCTGGCTGCTGGCGCAGAAGCCGTGGATCGTGCCCATCCCGGGCACCACCAAGCGGGATCGTCTGGAGGAGAACCTGGGCGCCGCCGCGGTCGAACTCTCCCCGCAGGACCTCCGGGAACTGGACGCGGCCTCGCAGATCGCGGTGCAGGGCGCCCGCTACCCGGAAGAGATGCAGAAGCTCGTGAACCGCTGAGCCTTGCGCGGATATGGTACTGTGCTGAGGCTGCCATGGCCGAACCAGCCGCCGAGATGCTGCGCATGCTGATGGCCGCCGGCAAGGCGGAGCAGGCGGTCGCCTTGCTGCAGCAGGCCAGCGCTCCCCAGGCGGCCGT
This window contains:
- a CDS encoding aldo/keto reductase encodes the protein MQKRRLGKSGLEVSALGLGCMGMSFGLGPAVDKQQGISLIRAAAERGVTFFDTAEVYGPFTNEELVGEALAPFRDQVVIATKFGFKPDPQGGARWSALDSRPEHIREVAEGSLRRLRTEVIDLFYQHRVDPEVPIEEVAGAVKDLVGQGKVKHFGLSEAGVKTIRRAHAVQPVAALQSEYSLWWREPEAEVLPALAELGIGFVPFSPLGRGFLTGKIDETTTFENSDIRSKLPRFTPENRKANQALVELMGRFAQQKQATPAQIALAWLLAQKPWIVPIPGTTKRDRLEENLGAAAVELSPQDLRELDAASQIAVQGARYPEEMQKLVNR